One Flexivirga aerilata DNA segment encodes these proteins:
- a CDS encoding homogentisate 1,2-dioxygenase — MAFYRAMGQLPRQRHTALRTSEGGVFYEELMGEEGFSSDSSLLYHRGLPSAISDAKPWEFARALDTEPNHPLLPRHLKLHDLFPEGETGVDVVKGRRLVLGNGDVRLSYVVADAPSPWYRNGIGDECLYVERGAARVETVFGSFDVAEGDYLIVPRATTHRWLPVTKGDEGFTEPLRVYAIEGNSHISPPKRYLSRFGQLLEHSPYCERDLRGPQGPLLAEDIGEQEGEPTEVYVKHRGTGAGSSGGIVGTIYTYPYHPLDVVGWDGCLYPYVFNVADFMPITGKVHQPPPVHQVFEGHNFVVCNFVPRKVDYHEDSIPVPYYHSNVDSDEVMFYVDGDYEARKGSGIGKGSVSLHPGGHAHGPQPGAYENSIGVTEFDELAVMVDTFRPLELGEGGRAVDDGKYAWSWVGGR; from the coding sequence ATGGCGTTCTACCGAGCGATGGGCCAGTTGCCGCGGCAGCGGCACACCGCGCTGCGCACCTCCGAGGGTGGCGTGTTCTACGAGGAGCTCATGGGGGAGGAGGGCTTCTCCAGCGATTCCTCGCTGCTCTACCACCGGGGTCTGCCGTCGGCGATCTCGGACGCGAAACCGTGGGAGTTCGCGCGGGCGCTGGACACCGAGCCCAATCATCCACTGCTTCCGCGTCACCTGAAGCTGCACGATCTCTTCCCCGAGGGCGAGACCGGCGTCGACGTCGTGAAGGGCCGGCGGCTGGTGCTCGGCAACGGTGACGTGCGGCTGTCGTATGTCGTCGCCGACGCGCCAAGTCCCTGGTATCGCAACGGGATTGGCGACGAATGCCTGTATGTCGAACGCGGCGCCGCACGTGTCGAGACCGTCTTCGGCAGCTTCGACGTCGCCGAGGGCGACTACCTCATCGTGCCCCGCGCGACGACACATCGGTGGCTGCCGGTGACGAAGGGCGACGAGGGCTTCACCGAGCCGTTGCGGGTCTACGCCATCGAGGGCAACTCGCACATCAGCCCGCCCAAGCGCTACCTGTCGCGCTTCGGGCAGCTGCTGGAGCACTCGCCATACTGCGAACGCGACCTGCGCGGACCCCAGGGGCCGCTGCTCGCCGAGGACATCGGCGAGCAGGAGGGCGAGCCGACCGAGGTCTACGTCAAGCACCGGGGGACCGGTGCGGGCTCCAGCGGTGGCATCGTCGGCACGATCTACACCTACCCTTACCACCCGCTCGATGTCGTCGGCTGGGACGGCTGCCTCTACCCCTACGTGTTCAACGTCGCCGACTTCATGCCGATCACCGGCAAGGTGCACCAGCCGCCGCCGGTGCACCAGGTGTTCGAGGGCCACAACTTCGTGGTCTGCAACTTCGTGCCGCGCAAGGTCGACTACCACGAGGACTCGATCCCGGTGCCCTACTACCACTCCAACGTCGACAGCGACGAGGTGATGTTCTACGTCGACGGCGATTACGAGGCCCGCAAGGGCTCCGGCATCGGCAAGGGCTCGGTGTCGCTGCACCCGGGTGGCCACGCCCACGGCCCACAGCCCGGTGCCTACGAAAACTCCATCGGGGTCACCGAATTCGACGAACTCGCCGTCATGGTCGACACCTTCCGCCCGCTCGAGCTGGGCGAGGGCGGCCGTGCCGTCGACGACGGCAAGTATGCGTGGAGCTGGGTCGGCGGACGCTGA
- a CDS encoding isochorismatase family protein — MARALVIVDVQNDFCEGGSLAVNGGIEVAERINAYVAGDDPAYDQIVATADWHIDPGDHWSDNPDFQHSWPVHCKVGTPGADFRSEVQPAIARAAAIFRKGQYEAAYSGFEGATEDGEKLTDWLRDHDVDTVDVVGIATDYCVRATALDAAGAGFSTTVLDGLTAGVAPESTSAALEELRAAGVAVRSDVS, encoded by the coding sequence ATGGCTCGCGCACTGGTGATCGTGGACGTGCAGAACGACTTCTGTGAGGGCGGCTCGCTCGCTGTCAACGGCGGGATCGAGGTCGCCGAGCGGATCAATGCGTATGTCGCGGGCGACGACCCGGCATACGACCAGATCGTGGCCACGGCCGACTGGCACATCGACCCGGGCGATCACTGGTCGGACAACCCCGACTTCCAGCACAGCTGGCCGGTGCACTGCAAGGTCGGCACGCCTGGGGCGGACTTCCGCTCCGAGGTGCAGCCGGCGATCGCGCGGGCCGCGGCGATCTTCCGCAAGGGACAGTACGAAGCCGCATACAGCGGGTTCGAGGGCGCGACCGAGGACGGCGAAAAGCTCACCGACTGGTTGCGCGACCATGACGTCGACACGGTCGACGTCGTCGGGATCGCGACCGACTACTGCGTGCGGGCGACCGCGCTGGACGCCGCCGGGGCGGGCTTCAGCACGACCGTGCTGGACGGCCTCACCGCCGGCGTGGCCCCCGAGTCGACGTCTGCCGCACTCGAGGAGCTACGCGCCGCGGGAGTGGCCGTCCGGTCCGACGTCAGCTGA
- a CDS encoding bifunctional metallophosphatase/5'-nucleotidase encodes MSHPVIRTSASRRQLLAMTVIGGAGLAGLASAPAADAKPGGKGLRLTVLGTTDLHGNVLNWDYFKNAEYDDAKHNDVGAAKCATLIKAVRAERGADTCITLDAGDTIQGTPLAYYFAKIEPISATVKHPMALAMNEIGYDAAALGNHEFNYGLDILRTFESQLDHPLLGANALDWHSGEAVFPSYTLKTVQVPGNKPVTVGIVGLVTPGVAIWDKANVDGKVKFNGIVEQAKIVIPEVKRRGADIVVVSCHSGMDTSSSYGDALPYPENASTLLAQQVPGIDAILVGHAHQEIPQRYVTNDKTGKQVLLSEPLCWGERVTVMDLDLEKVRGQWQVSSATATLLNSNTVPEDPAVAALLRPQHQKVLSYVNGVIGTCTQEMTGARAVVEDSAAVDLINLVQAQAVKAGLVGTADEKTPVLSIAAPFSRTASIPKGEVTVRDVAGLYIYDNTLLGIKFTGAQVKAYLETSAQYFKQVSGTGPFTIDQLTNAVTPTAPRGTPDYNYDVMGGLDAPLTYDIDVSAAPGSRIKNLAYAGKPVADGDSFVIAINNYRQSGGGGFPGVTTAPVVYNRQNEIRQLIIDWVTANKVIDPPTFHTINWRLVSGSTPITIS; translated from the coding sequence ATGTCGCACCCCGTCATCCGCACGTCCGCCAGCCGCCGTCAGTTGCTGGCGATGACCGTCATCGGTGGAGCCGGCCTCGCCGGCCTGGCCTCGGCGCCGGCCGCCGACGCGAAGCCCGGCGGGAAGGGGCTGCGGCTGACCGTGCTCGGCACCACCGACCTGCACGGCAACGTCCTCAACTGGGACTACTTCAAGAACGCCGAGTATGACGACGCGAAGCACAACGACGTCGGCGCCGCCAAGTGCGCGACCCTCATCAAGGCGGTCCGTGCCGAGCGCGGCGCCGACACCTGCATCACCCTCGACGCGGGCGACACCATCCAGGGCACGCCGCTGGCCTACTACTTCGCCAAGATCGAGCCGATCAGCGCGACCGTGAAACACCCGATGGCGTTGGCGATGAACGAGATCGGGTATGACGCTGCCGCCCTCGGCAACCACGAGTTCAACTACGGCCTGGACATCCTGCGCACCTTCGAGAGCCAGCTCGACCACCCGCTGCTCGGGGCCAACGCCCTCGACTGGCACTCCGGCGAGGCGGTCTTCCCGTCATACACGCTGAAGACGGTGCAGGTGCCCGGCAACAAGCCGGTGACCGTCGGCATCGTCGGCCTCGTCACCCCGGGCGTGGCGATCTGGGACAAGGCCAACGTGGACGGCAAGGTGAAGTTCAACGGCATCGTCGAACAGGCGAAGATCGTCATCCCCGAGGTCAAGCGGCGCGGCGCGGACATCGTCGTCGTGTCCTGCCACTCCGGCATGGACACCTCGTCGTCCTACGGCGACGCTCTGCCCTACCCGGAGAACGCGAGCACCCTTCTGGCGCAACAGGTCCCGGGCATCGACGCGATCCTCGTCGGTCACGCGCACCAGGAGATCCCGCAGCGCTACGTGACCAACGACAAGACCGGCAAGCAGGTGCTGCTGTCGGAGCCGCTGTGCTGGGGCGAGCGCGTGACCGTCATGGACCTCGACCTGGAGAAGGTGCGCGGGCAATGGCAGGTGAGCAGTGCGACCGCCACGCTGCTCAACTCCAACACCGTCCCCGAGGACCCGGCGGTTGCCGCGCTGCTGCGCCCGCAGCACCAGAAGGTCCTGTCCTACGTCAACGGCGTCATCGGCACCTGCACCCAGGAGATGACGGGAGCCCGTGCGGTTGTTGAGGATTCGGCTGCCGTCGACCTGATCAACCTGGTGCAGGCGCAGGCGGTCAAGGCGGGCCTCGTCGGCACTGCCGACGAGAAGACGCCGGTGCTGTCGATCGCGGCGCCGTTCAGCCGGACCGCGTCGATCCCCAAGGGCGAGGTGACCGTGCGCGACGTCGCGGGCCTCTACATCTACGACAACACGTTGCTCGGCATCAAGTTCACCGGCGCCCAGGTGAAGGCCTACCTGGAGACGTCCGCGCAGTACTTCAAGCAGGTGAGCGGGACTGGCCCGTTCACCATCGACCAGCTCACCAACGCGGTCACGCCGACCGCACCGCGGGGCACGCCGGACTACAACTACGACGTCATGGGCGGCCTCGACGCGCCGCTCACCTACGACATCGACGTCAGCGCCGCCCCGGGCAGCCGCATCAAGAACCTGGCGTATGCCGGGAAGCCGGTCGCCGACGGCGACAGCTTCGTGATCGCGATCAACAACTACCGCCAGTCCGGCGGCGGTGGCTTCCCGGGGGTGACGACCGCACCGGTGGTTTACAACCGGCAGAACGAGATTCGGCAGTTGATCATCGACTGGGTGACCGCCAACAAGGTGATCGACCCGCCGACGTTCCACACGATCAACTGGCGTCTGGTGTCGGGCAGCACCCCAATCACGATCAGCTGA